The following proteins are co-located in the Spirosoma montaniterrae genome:
- the hisG gene encoding ATP phosphoribosyltransferase, producing the protein MLRIALQKSGRLSEDSYQLFKECGIRFDYGTGKLKSVSSNFPAEFLFLRDDDIPGYVEDGVADLGIVGENVAVETGRPVQTVHKLGFSKCRLSIAIPRGTNWGGIQDLQGKNIATSYPNLLGNYLAEQGVQADIHEISGSVEIAPSIGLAEAVCDIVSSGSTLLSNGLKEVETIFRSEAILIANSALDAEKQALVDKLLFRIKSVQAAKNSKYIVLNAPNQALPQITALLPGMRSPTVTPLATEGWSSVHSVLNENDFWENIEAIRAAGAEGILVIPIEKMIY; encoded by the coding sequence ATGTTACGTATTGCCCTTCAAAAATCGGGTCGGCTCAGCGAAGACTCGTATCAGTTGTTCAAAGAGTGCGGTATCCGCTTCGATTACGGCACCGGCAAACTCAAATCCGTTTCGTCGAATTTCCCCGCCGAGTTCCTGTTCCTGCGCGACGACGACATTCCCGGCTACGTGGAAGACGGCGTGGCCGACCTCGGCATCGTAGGCGAAAACGTGGCCGTTGAGACCGGGCGGCCCGTGCAAACGGTGCATAAACTCGGCTTCTCGAAGTGTCGGTTGAGCATCGCTATTCCGCGCGGCACCAACTGGGGCGGTATTCAGGACCTGCAAGGCAAAAACATCGCCACCTCCTACCCCAACCTGCTGGGCAACTATTTGGCCGAACAGGGCGTTCAGGCTGATATCCATGAAATCAGCGGCTCCGTCGAGATTGCGCCGAGCATCGGGCTGGCCGAAGCCGTGTGCGACATCGTTAGTTCGGGCAGTACGTTGTTGAGCAATGGGCTAAAGGAAGTAGAAACTATTTTTCGCTCCGAGGCCATTCTGATTGCCAACTCTGCACTCGATGCTGAGAAACAGGCGTTAGTCGATAAGCTGCTGTTTCGGATCAAGTCGGTGCAGGCGGCCAAAAACAGCAAATACATCGTGCTGAACGCGCCCAATCAGGCACTGCCGCAGATTACGGCCCTGTTGCCCGGTATGCGTAGCCCAACCGTGACGCCCCTTGCCACCGAAGGCTGGAGTTCGGTACATTCGGTACTGAATGAAAACGATTTCTGGGAAAACATCGAAGCCATCCGGGCCGCTGGTGCCGAAGGTATTTTAGTAATTCCGATTGAGAAAATGATTTATTGA
- a CDS encoding DUF4238 domain-containing protein, which translates to MQKEYVKQHFIPQCYLKNFSENGKFVFVYSKKNKNKGYPQSIAKIAYQDNFYTIPENYINQELLNEIDGNFIEKRVLSERIESLYSGLLNKIIRAASTWTSHNESIEIFSTKERDLFAALIAIQYLRMPNIRDKYWHANRKIQKERNEILSAMKRIYGDIDCSEVLALHREDDYAPVLHSEIFLDEKLIADIQDKLVKKIWKYKIAPSDTVFTSDNPILLKPHLKNQAPFYEGFAMKGVEVIFPVSESIILTIWDEETFIDSKAENNTFSFLTDAELRHYNCYQYIWANDEVYSSKNDFKLINLLKIANGDINTEITIERPTIKVNGK; encoded by the coding sequence ATGCAAAAAGAATACGTTAAACAACATTTCATACCTCAATGCTATTTGAAAAACTTTTCTGAAAATGGCAAGTTCGTATTTGTTTACAGCAAGAAAAACAAGAATAAAGGCTACCCACAAAGCATTGCTAAAATTGCTTACCAGGATAATTTCTACACCATTCCCGAAAATTATATAAATCAGGAACTCCTTAACGAGATTGACGGCAATTTCATTGAGAAGAGAGTTTTATCAGAAAGGATTGAGAGCCTTTATTCTGGCCTTTTAAATAAAATAATACGAGCAGCATCAACATGGACAAGCCACAATGAATCAATTGAAATTTTTAGTACGAAAGAACGAGATTTATTTGCGGCTTTGATAGCTATTCAGTATTTAAGAATGCCAAATATCAGGGATAAGTATTGGCATGCTAATAGAAAGATTCAAAAAGAAAGAAATGAGATATTGTCCGCAATGAAGAGAATTTATGGGGATATTGATTGTAGCGAAGTTCTTGCACTTCACAGAGAAGACGACTATGCTCCTGTGCTACATTCCGAAATATTTTTAGACGAAAAACTAATCGCAGACATTCAGGACAAATTAGTGAAGAAGATTTGGAAATATAAAATAGCCCCCAGCGATACCGTTTTCACATCAGACAATCCGATTCTGCTAAAACCACATCTTAAAAACCAAGCCCCCTTTTATGAGGGATTTGCCATGAAGGGAGTCGAAGTTATCTTTCCCGTAAGCGAAAGCATCATTTTGACAATTTGGGACGAAGAAACATTCATCGACAGCAAAGCTGAAAATAATACATTTTCCTTTCTGACAGATGCAGAATTGAGGCACTACAATTGTTATCAATATATTTGGGCAAATGACGAAGTGTATTCCTCAAAGAATGATTTTAAATTGATAAATCTGCTTAAAATAGCTAACGGAGATATCAATACGGAAATAACAATAGAACGTCCGACAATAAAAGTTAATGGAAAATAA
- a CDS encoding spinster family MFS transporter, protein MVNPGSDNPSLRYSWTVVFVLMLAYVSSFIDRQILSLLVGPIKRDMHLTDTQVSLLMGLSFALFYTLLGIPIGRLADRANRRDIIVWGVSVWSLMTALCGVVGGYGQFFLARIGVGVGEAALSPAAYSMLSDYFPKEKLASAISVYSAGVYLGSGLAVLIGAALVGMGSGPATVTLPVVGEVFSWQLLFFYIGLPGLLLAALVRWFVREPARRNLLTNNAGQTQTLSIGDVFRLIGQRRRGFLGVTFGITFTALVAYACTAWIPTLFVRRFGWTPGQIGLLYGLLITFFSTAGIILGGRLADYYVRRGHADGKVRVGLIAAVGLLLSSSICLIPNPTVAVALLAFPCFLVAFPLGASSAAIQAIMPNQARGMASAVYLFVLNLLALGFGPTLVALLTDYVFHDEQAVHWSLSIVILGGSVLSLLSYAWARGAFLSDGTRIIRMERI, encoded by the coding sequence ATGGTTAATCCAGGTTCAGACAACCCTTCACTTCGCTACAGTTGGACTGTTGTTTTTGTCCTGATGCTGGCCTACGTATCGTCGTTTATCGACCGGCAGATTCTGAGTTTGCTGGTCGGCCCCATCAAACGCGATATGCACCTGACCGACACACAGGTGAGCCTGCTGATGGGCCTGAGTTTCGCCCTGTTTTACACCCTGCTGGGCATACCCATTGGCCGACTCGCCGACCGGGCCAACCGGCGCGACATTATCGTGTGGGGCGTGTCGGTCTGGAGTCTGATGACCGCGCTTTGTGGCGTAGTGGGCGGGTATGGGCAGTTTTTTCTGGCCCGGATTGGCGTGGGCGTAGGCGAAGCGGCCCTGTCGCCGGCGGCCTATTCGATGTTGTCGGATTATTTTCCGAAAGAGAAATTAGCTTCGGCCATCAGCGTATATTCGGCGGGGGTTTACCTCGGCTCGGGGCTGGCCGTGCTGATTGGAGCCGCATTGGTGGGTATGGGTAGCGGCCCGGCAACGGTTACGCTGCCCGTAGTGGGCGAGGTGTTCTCATGGCAGTTGTTATTTTTTTACATCGGTCTGCCGGGACTGCTGCTGGCCGCGCTGGTGCGGTGGTTTGTACGCGAACCGGCCCGGCGTAACCTGTTGACCAACAACGCCGGGCAAACACAAACGCTCTCTATAGGCGATGTATTCCGGCTCATCGGTCAACGGCGACGCGGGTTTCTGGGCGTCACGTTCGGTATCACGTTTACCGCGCTGGTAGCTTACGCCTGTACTGCCTGGATACCAACGCTTTTTGTGCGCCGTTTCGGCTGGACGCCGGGTCAGATTGGTTTGCTATACGGCCTGCTGATTACGTTTTTCTCCACGGCGGGCATCATTCTGGGCGGGCGACTGGCCGATTATTACGTTCGGCGGGGTCACGCTGATGGCAAAGTACGGGTTGGGCTGATTGCTGCCGTGGGGCTGTTGCTGAGTTCGAGCATCTGCCTGATTCCCAACCCAACCGTAGCCGTTGCACTGCTCGCGTTTCCGTGCTTTCTGGTTGCCTTTCCGCTGGGCGCATCGTCGGCGGCTATTCAGGCTATCATGCCCAATCAGGCGCGGGGCATGGCCTCGGCGGTGTATCTATTTGTTCTGAACCTGCTGGCGCTCGGCTTCGGACCCACGCTCGTGGCCCTGCTCACCGACTACGTTTTCCACGACGAACAGGCCGTGCATTGGTCGCTGTCGATTGTCATTTTAGGCGGCAGTGTGCTATCGTTGCTCAGCTACGCCTGGGCGCGGGGCGCGTTTCTATCTGATGGCACACGGATTATACGGATGGAGCGGATTTGA
- a CDS encoding tetratricopeptide repeat protein has product MKTNLITLATLLIVSTSTLAQSDKYLKAMEKNVATYDTARSIPTIQSLMGAFGRIAQAEKTQWLPYYYAGMCATSMANNEPDKARVDGWADQAEAFAQKADSLSPNNSEVSVLLATVHFARINVDFMGRGPKYSALGADALQRALQQNPNNPRAMVVLAQLRNTAPAGFGGDKAVACQLAQKAKAIYETEPQTGIQPTWGRGSAKRLVTMCESK; this is encoded by the coding sequence ATGAAAACCAACCTCATTACCCTCGCCACACTGCTGATCGTCAGCACCAGTACCCTTGCTCAATCGGACAAATACCTGAAAGCAATGGAAAAGAACGTTGCCACCTATGACACGGCCCGTTCGATACCAACAATACAGTCGCTGATGGGCGCATTCGGGCGGATTGCCCAGGCCGAAAAAACGCAGTGGTTGCCGTACTATTACGCCGGGATGTGTGCCACGAGTATGGCAAATAACGAACCTGACAAGGCCCGCGTCGATGGCTGGGCCGATCAGGCCGAAGCCTTCGCTCAGAAAGCCGATTCGCTCAGCCCCAATAATTCAGAAGTATCGGTACTGCTGGCAACTGTTCACTTCGCCCGTATCAACGTCGATTTCATGGGGCGAGGTCCTAAATATTCAGCCCTCGGTGCCGACGCCCTGCAACGCGCGCTCCAGCAAAACCCGAACAACCCCCGCGCTATGGTGGTGCTGGCGCAACTTCGCAATACAGCCCCGGCTGGCTTCGGTGGCGACAAAGCGGTGGCCTGCCAGTTAGCCCAAAAAGCAAAGGCCATTTATGAAACAGAACCACAAACCGGCATTCAGCCCACCTGGGGCCGGGGCAGTGCCAAACGGCTGGTAACGATGTGCGAAAGCAAGTAA
- a CDS encoding TonB-dependent receptor, with translation MNRFVVLLLISLLPRLLSAQTTRVSGVVTYNNVNPIANVSLTLDGTYDGTTTNDKGEFSFETSEVGTFTLTAKATGFVDVSQRVELNGKPTLKLNVVLTTKSFTLANVTVRPRLFDLTDKNKYTVLSPLEVLTTATDGNITSALRTMPGAQAVGESGDLFVRGGTGTETNVFIDGLLVSNFTYSGPANLAARSRFQPGLFKGTFFSTGGYSAQYGQALSSALVLETEDIPLKSSAELSISPILGSAGLTQVSRDRKTSYGGTLSHTNLGLYNALNPGRFNFPQAPRFWDGNGLFRHQFKNGGLLKLMVNGGISNMTIDRANLDFEGVTNRINLQNQNLYSNLTYKQLLPKGWTWKAGLAYGRNLDNTRVVAFTGSDARPDSTVNLADRSSVWQVRNVFSKLVLNRTRLHIGQEMLYTSEQRNDLRYTDALSAVFAETESYVTDRLSARVGVRAEYSSLLDRANVTPRLALGYSAGNNGLLSVSFGQFYQKPERPFLLQSNALNFSRADHYQVSYQQTANDRTFRAEAYYKKYSDLITTTPTLANNGRGYAQGFELFFRDKKTVKGVDYWVSYSFLDTKRQFLNYPALVQPSFAARHTASLVVKRFFSDIKTNVGLAYTVASGRPYANPNRPDQAFMTDRTPAFHNLGLNVAHLMSIRKTQSVLVLTVSNVLGNQQIFGYTYSTTNPARREAIMPNHNPFVFVGLFVNIGVDRRQEIINSQL, from the coding sequence ATGAATCGCTTCGTTGTTTTACTGCTGATTTCGTTACTGCCCCGCCTGCTATCGGCCCAAACTACCCGCGTGTCGGGGGTTGTGACCTACAACAATGTTAACCCCATTGCCAACGTCAGCCTCACACTCGACGGCACGTATGACGGAACCACGACCAATGACAAAGGCGAATTTTCGTTCGAGACGTCGGAGGTCGGCACGTTTACGCTCACGGCCAAAGCCACCGGCTTCGTTGACGTGTCGCAGCGCGTAGAACTCAACGGCAAGCCGACGCTGAAACTAAACGTGGTGTTAACCACCAAGTCGTTTACCCTCGCCAACGTGACGGTTCGCCCGCGCCTGTTCGACCTGACCGACAAAAATAAATACACCGTACTCAGCCCGCTCGAAGTACTGACCACCGCCACCGATGGCAACATCACGTCGGCCCTCAGAACCATGCCGGGTGCGCAGGCTGTGGGCGAAAGTGGCGACCTGTTTGTGCGGGGCGGCACCGGCACCGAAACGAATGTATTTATCGATGGACTGCTGGTGAGCAACTTCACATACAGCGGCCCGGCCAACTTAGCCGCCCGGAGCCGGTTCCAGCCGGGCCTGTTCAAAGGAACGTTTTTCTCGACAGGCGGCTATTCGGCGCAGTACGGGCAGGCTCTGTCGTCGGCTCTGGTACTCGAAACCGAAGATATTCCCCTGAAAAGCAGTGCCGAACTCAGCATCTCGCCCATTCTGGGCAGCGCGGGCCTGACGCAGGTAAGCCGCGACCGAAAAACGAGCTACGGCGGCACCCTTAGCCACACGAATCTGGGCCTGTATAACGCACTCAATCCGGGGCGGTTCAACTTCCCGCAGGCCCCGCGTTTCTGGGATGGCAACGGCCTGTTTCGGCATCAATTCAAGAACGGTGGTCTGCTCAAACTGATGGTCAACGGCGGCATCAGCAACATGACCATCGACCGGGCCAACCTCGACTTCGAGGGCGTGACCAACCGGATTAATCTCCAAAACCAGAATCTGTATAGTAATCTGACGTACAAACAGTTGCTACCGAAAGGCTGGACCTGGAAAGCCGGACTTGCCTATGGCCGCAACCTCGATAACACGCGTGTGGTAGCCTTCACGGGTAGCGATGCTCGCCCTGATTCAACCGTTAATCTGGCCGACCGGTCATCGGTATGGCAGGTGCGGAATGTGTTCTCCAAACTGGTGCTGAACCGTACCCGGTTGCACATAGGTCAGGAGATGCTCTACACCTCTGAGCAGCGCAATGACCTGCGCTACACCGACGCGCTCAGTGCCGTGTTTGCCGAGACCGAGTCCTACGTGACCGACCGCCTGTCGGCGCGGGTGGGCGTCCGGGCCGAGTATTCGTCGCTGTTGGATCGGGCTAACGTGACTCCCCGGCTGGCATTGGGCTACAGTGCTGGCAACAACGGCCTACTGTCGGTGTCGTTCGGACAGTTTTACCAGAAGCCCGAACGCCCGTTTCTGCTACAATCCAATGCGCTGAATTTCAGCCGCGCCGATCATTATCAGGTGAGTTATCAGCAGACCGCCAACGACCGCACCTTCCGGGCCGAAGCCTATTACAAAAAGTATAGTGACCTGATTACAACGACGCCTACGCTGGCGAACAATGGCCGGGGCTACGCGCAGGGGTTCGAGTTATTTTTCCGCGATAAGAAAACCGTCAAAGGCGTTGATTACTGGGTATCGTACTCGTTTCTGGACACAAAGCGGCAATTTCTGAACTACCCCGCGCTGGTGCAGCCTTCGTTTGCAGCCCGGCACACGGCCTCGCTCGTAGTCAAACGCTTCTTTAGCGACATCAAAACCAACGTCGGCCTGGCCTATACGGTGGCATCGGGTCGCCCCTACGCCAATCCGAACCGCCCCGATCAGGCATTTATGACCGACCGGACGCCCGCTTTTCACAACCTCGGCCTGAACGTAGCGCACCTGATGAGCATCCGCAAAACACAGTCGGTGCTGGTGCTTACGGTGAGCAACGTGCTGGGCAACCAACAGATTTTCGGCTATACGTACTCGACTACGAATCCGGCCCGGCGCGAAGCCATCATGCCCAACCACAACCCCTTCGTTTTCGTCGGCCTGTTCGTAAACATCGGCGTCGACCGTCGGCAGGAGATTATCAACAGTCAATTATAA
- a CDS encoding LytTR family DNA-binding domain-containing protein, whose product MRLSSRVTIFAVMLRSFLNRPLAENFDAKTQVRLALQSGLYVFLFVGLLNGSFRRLGDTAVVGLMSVGCVVMVILANVIIPKLLPVFYDEDRWTVGRHIIHTLLVLFLISVSNQLVLTLLEAGRPSFGQMYLLVTAIGFFPIMLGVFVAEQRRLKRNLAQAQVVNGQLHQRTPQTPVSLPATTPQTQTATQPTPILLISESGKERLTLQPGQLLYVESVGNYVDVHWLNGSQLQKSVLRSTLKEVADKLTGHPQFFRCHRAFLVNLDAVVQTEGNARGYQLTLTGIQTKIPVSRSYLDSFNARFERLA is encoded by the coding sequence ATGCGGCTTTCCAGCCGCGTCACTATTTTTGCTGTCATGCTTCGCTCCTTCCTGAACCGCCCCCTTGCCGAAAACTTCGATGCCAAAACGCAGGTACGGCTGGCCCTACAATCGGGTCTGTATGTTTTCCTGTTCGTAGGCTTACTAAACGGTAGTTTCCGGCGACTGGGCGACACGGCAGTAGTCGGCCTGATGTCAGTGGGTTGCGTAGTAATGGTCATTCTGGCTAATGTAATCATCCCCAAATTACTGCCCGTTTTTTACGACGAAGATCGCTGGACGGTGGGGCGGCATATTATCCATACCTTGCTCGTGCTGTTTCTGATTAGCGTCAGCAACCAATTGGTTTTAACGCTCTTAGAGGCAGGTAGGCCCTCGTTTGGGCAGATGTACCTGCTGGTTACGGCCATTGGTTTTTTCCCGATTATGCTCGGCGTATTCGTAGCCGAACAACGGCGGCTGAAGCGCAATCTCGCGCAGGCGCAGGTGGTGAACGGGCAATTGCACCAACGCACGCCACAAACGCCCGTTTCCCTTCCGGCTACTACGCCACAAACCCAGACCGCTACGCAGCCTACCCCGATTTTACTCATCTCCGAGAGCGGGAAAGAACGGCTTACCCTCCAGCCGGGTCAGTTGTTGTACGTAGAATCGGTCGGCAATTACGTCGATGTGCATTGGCTGAACGGCTCTCAACTACAGAAAAGCGTACTGCGCTCCACGCTGAAAGAAGTAGCCGATAAGCTGACCGGCCACCCGCAATTTTTCCGTTGCCACCGGGCGTTTTTGGTTAACCTGGACGCCGTAGTGCAAACGGAAGGAAATGCACGGGGCTACCAGCTCACCCTGACGGGCATTCAGACCAAAATACCCGTGTCCCGCTCCTATCTCGACTCGTTCAACGCCCGGTTCGAGCGGCTGGCGTAA
- a CDS encoding 7-carboxy-7-deazaguanine synthase QueE, with the protein MVSEQQQQTRQTNTLPVMEAFYTLQGEGVHTGRAAYFIRLGGCDVGCHWCDVKESWDVNAHPHHTVDNIVAGALDYPGRLAVITGGEPLMHDLTNLTAALQTAGFQTNIETSGVCEAVTGSWDWICFSPKKFKKPNPAIFEQADELKVIVYNQSDFAFAESFVPFLRPGCTLFLQTEWSRSNEMLPRIVQYIKEHPQWQLSLQTHKYLDIP; encoded by the coding sequence ATGGTTTCTGAACAGCAACAACAAACAAGACAGACCAACACGTTGCCCGTGATGGAAGCATTCTATACGCTTCAGGGCGAAGGAGTGCACACGGGCCGGGCCGCTTACTTTATCCGGCTCGGCGGCTGCGACGTGGGTTGCCATTGGTGCGACGTGAAAGAATCGTGGGACGTAAACGCCCATCCGCATCATACGGTTGACAATATAGTGGCCGGGGCACTTGACTATCCTGGTCGGCTTGCGGTAATTACGGGTGGCGAACCGCTTATGCACGACCTGACCAACCTGACCGCAGCCCTGCAAACGGCGGGTTTCCAGACCAATATCGAAACATCGGGCGTATGCGAGGCCGTAACGGGTTCATGGGACTGGATTTGCTTTTCGCCCAAGAAGTTCAAGAAGCCCAACCCGGCCATTTTTGAGCAAGCCGACGAGTTGAAAGTGATTGTGTATAACCAGTCGGATTTCGCCTTTGCCGAGTCGTTTGTGCCGTTTTTGCGACCCGGTTGTACGTTGTTTCTGCAAACAGAATGGAGTCGTTCCAATGAAATGCTGCCCCGCATCGTTCAGTATATCAAAGAACACCCCCAATGGCAGCTCTCGTTACAAACGCACAAATATCTGGACATACCTTGA
- a CDS encoding OmpA family protein: MKSEKWRFVWLLTFHFSLLTFHSSLYAQSAKAKQLYDQSIKLFGERRANEAIPFMEQALKEDPNFADAHLKLGQLYEFTKRYEPAITAYRNAVRLQPDSPASGAAYQSLSNTLLRLGRYSEAIPYLEKFQTLFAAQSAQGQRIARQLETARFGQDALQHPQTVDPKPLSSVLQTTPSQYFPVLTADEQTLVFTVLKPEGDEDLMTASFNGETWSPPISLSPNINTPENEGTPSLSADGRMLVFTACQGRKGFGSCDLYVSRKTGDSWSTPDNLGPTVNTRYYESQPALSADGRQLYFVSDRPGGRGRRDIWRSDLDATGNWTEPVNLGESVNTPQNEASPFLHANGQSLFFASDGHVGMGGYDLFVSDFDVSSGWSAPSNLGYPINTSEDQASLFVAANGTRAYYSYEEQKEGVSQKSRLYAFDLPETLRERVKPVSYLKGIIADARTKKPLPATVELIDLKTNAVVSRVQADAQTGQYTAILPTGGEYALYVNMPGYLFKSLSFDFTQRTKGERSVGTGVALSVPLEPAVSGATAKETLNNLFFETGRYDLADKSRTELDRLSAFLKANPAVKVEISGHTDDRGDAAANLTLSQKRAQSVVAYLTGAGIDAGRIRAVGYGKTRPLAPNTSDENRRQNRRIEWRVL, translated from the coding sequence ATGAAAAGTGAAAAGTGGCGATTCGTATGGCTACTCACTTTTCACTTTTCATTATTAACTTTTCACTCGTCACTCTATGCGCAAAGCGCGAAGGCCAAACAACTTTACGACCAGTCGATTAAACTGTTTGGCGAACGGCGGGCCAATGAAGCCATTCCGTTTATGGAACAGGCTCTGAAAGAAGATCCAAATTTTGCGGATGCACACCTCAAACTGGGTCAGTTGTATGAGTTCACGAAACGGTATGAACCGGCCATTACCGCCTACCGAAATGCCGTTCGGTTGCAACCCGACAGCCCGGCCTCAGGAGCAGCTTATCAGTCGTTGAGTAACACCCTGCTGCGGCTGGGGCGGTACAGCGAAGCAATTCCATATCTCGAAAAATTTCAGACCCTGTTTGCCGCGCAGTCGGCGCAGGGACAGCGGATTGCCCGGCAGCTCGAAACGGCCCGGTTTGGGCAGGATGCTCTCCAGCACCCCCAGACAGTTGACCCTAAACCGCTGTCGTCGGTGCTGCAAACCACGCCATCGCAGTATTTTCCGGTGCTGACCGCCGATGAGCAAACGCTGGTGTTTACAGTGCTAAAACCCGAAGGCGACGAGGACCTGATGACCGCCAGCTTCAACGGTGAAACGTGGTCGCCCCCCATATCGCTCTCGCCCAACATTAACACGCCCGAAAATGAAGGTACGCCCAGCCTGTCGGCAGACGGGCGTATGCTGGTCTTCACTGCCTGTCAGGGACGCAAAGGTTTTGGTAGCTGCGATTTGTATGTGAGCCGCAAAACCGGCGATAGCTGGTCGACTCCCGACAACCTCGGCCCCACCGTCAACACCCGCTACTACGAATCGCAACCCGCGCTCTCGGCAGATGGGCGTCAACTTTATTTTGTATCCGACCGGCCCGGCGGACGCGGTCGGCGCGACATCTGGCGCAGTGACCTCGACGCTACCGGCAACTGGACCGAACCCGTCAACCTCGGCGAATCGGTCAACACACCCCAGAACGAAGCATCGCCGTTTTTGCACGCCAATGGGCAAAGCCTGTTTTTTGCGTCGGATGGGCATGTCGGTATGGGTGGCTACGACCTGTTCGTGAGCGACTTCGACGTATCGTCGGGGTGGTCGGCTCCGTCGAATTTAGGCTATCCTATCAACACGTCGGAAGATCAGGCGTCGCTGTTTGTGGCGGCCAATGGCACGCGGGCGTACTACTCATACGAGGAACAGAAAGAGGGCGTGTCGCAGAAATCGCGGCTGTATGCCTTCGATCTGCCCGAAACCCTGCGCGAGCGCGTGAAACCTGTAAGCTATTTGAAAGGCATCATAGCCGATGCCCGCACAAAAAAACCGTTGCCAGCCACAGTAGAACTAATTGACCTGAAAACCAACGCAGTAGTCTCGCGGGTGCAGGCCGACGCGCAAACGGGGCAGTACACGGCCATACTCCCGACCGGGGGTGAATACGCGCTCTATGTCAATATGCCAGGGTATCTGTTTAAAAGTTTGTCGTTCGATTTCACGCAGCGTACAAAAGGGGAGCGGTCTGTCGGTACGGGCGTAGCACTGAGCGTACCGCTCGAACCTGCCGTGTCGGGCGCAACGGCCAAAGAAACGTTGAATAACCTCTTTTTTGAAACGGGCCGCTACGACCTGGCCGACAAGTCGCGCACGGAACTGGACCGGCTGTCGGCATTTTTAAAAGCGAATCCGGCCGTAAAAGTTGAGATTTCGGGCCATACCGACGACCGGGGCGATGCAGCCGCCAACCTCACACTTTCGCAGAAGCGGGCACAGTCGGTAGTGGCCTATCTAACAGGTGCAGGCATCGATGCGGGCCGAATCCGGGCCGTAGGTTACGGCAAAACGCGCCCCCTCGCGCCCAACACCTCCGACGAGAACCGAAGGCAGAACCGGCGAATTGAGTGGCGGGTGTTGTAG